The genomic stretch TGCCTCGGACAGGACTGCCCGCAGGTGAAGGAGTGCTTCGTCATGCAGGCGCGCCGCACAGCGATGGAAGCCGATGTGGTGGTGGTGAACCATCACCTCTTCTTTGCCGACGTGATGCTGCGCGACGAGGGCATGGGCGAATTGCTGCCTGCCTGCAATGCCGTGATCTTCGACGAGGCGCATCAGCTGCCCGAGACGGCCAGCCTGTTCTTTGGCGAGACGGTGTCGACTTCACAGGTGCTGGAGCTGGCGCGCGATACGCGCTCGGAGACCGTATCCGGCGCACGCGACTGCATCGCCCTGATCGACGAGACACGGGCGCTCGAAAAGGCTGCGCGCGACCTGCGCCTGGTGTTCGGTACCGAGAGTACCCGCATGGCGGCGGCGCAGGCGGCGGAGAAGGAAGACTTCACCGCGCAGGTGGATGCGCTTGCCGCGGCGCTCGACAAGATGGAGGCGGTGCTCGATACCCAGGCTGAACGCTCGGAGGGGCTCGCGAACTGCTTGCGCCGTGCGCAGGAGATGAGCGAGCGGCTGCGGCGCTGGCTCAGCCCTGACGAGAAGGACCTGATCCGCTGGGTTGAGATCTTTGCCCAGTCGCTGGCCCTCAACGCCACGCCGCTGCATGTGTCGGACGTTTTCAAGCGTCAGCTCGAAGCGCAGCCGCGAGCCTGGGTGTTTACCTCGGCCACGCTCGCGGTGGGCAAGGCTGACTTCGGTCACTACAACCGCGAGCTCGGGCTGGCGTGGATGGACCCGCCGCCGATGACCGCGGTCTGGGGCAGCCCCTTCGACTACGCCACCCAGGCGCTCCTGTATGCGCCGCAAGGCATGCCCGACCCCAACTCGCCCGACTACATCGAGGCGGTTGCCCGTACCGCGCTGCCGCTGATCCGCGCCGCGCGCGGGCGCGCTTTCGTGCTGTGCACCTCCCTGCGCGCGATGCGCCGGGTGCACGAGCTGATCGCGGACGGTCTGCAGCAGGCCAATGACCCGCTGCCTTTGCTGCTGCAGGGTGAAGGGTCGCGCACCGAACTGTTGGACCGTTTCCGCAAGCTGGGCAATGCGGTGCTCGTGGCCAGCCAGAGCTTCTGGGAAGGCGTCGATGTGCCCGGCGATGCGCTCTCGCTGGTGGTGATCGACAAGCTGCCCTTTGCGCCGCCTGACGATCCGGTGCTTGCCGCTCGTGTCGAGCACATGCAGCGTCAGGGGCTGAGTCCCTTCATCCACCATCAGTTGCCACGCGCGGTCATCAGCATGAAGCAGGGTGCCGGGCGGCTGATCCGTACCGAGCGCGACAGCGGCGTGCTGTGCATCTGCGACCCGCGCATGATCGAGAAGTCCTACGGCAAGGTGGTGTGGCGCAGCCTGCCACCGATGCGCCGGACCCGTGTCGAGGGCGAAGCGGTTGCCTTCCTCGAAACCCTGCCGCCACCGCGAAGCGCCGACTGAATCCGGGTGTGCCGCACACCGGCACAGCCTGTTCGCGATCAAGTCCGGCCTGCGCCGGCTTGTTGTATGCTCTTTGTCCCGAACAAAGAGACGTCGGTCAGACGCACGATAATGAAAGTTTTTGGCATTGCCGGCTGGTCCGGCTCGGGCAAGACCACGCTGGTGGAGAAGCTGATCCCCGAGATCACCTCCCGCGGTCTGCGCGTATCGGTGATCAAGCACGCCCACCATGGTTTCGATCTCGACCGTCCGGGCAAGGACTCCTACCGCCATCGCGAGGCGGGCGCCACCCAGGTGCTGATGTTGTCCAACGATCGCTGGGTGCTGATGCATGAACTGCGCGGGCGCGCCGAGCCAACGCTCGAAGAGCAGTTGCGCCTGCTCGCGCCCTGCGATGTGGTCCTGATCGAGGGCTACAAGGCCGCTGCCGTGCCCAAGATCGAGATTCACCGCCCGGCGCACGGCAAGCCACCCTTGTGGCCGGAGAATCCGCATGTGGTGGCGGTGGCCAGCGATGCCGATATCGACTGCCCGATGCCGCGCCTGCCCCTGAACGATCCGGCTGTCGTGGTTCAATTCATTCTTGATTATCCGGAAGCCTCATGAACGCCAATATGCTCAGTTTTGATGAAGCGCTCGGCCGCATTGTCGGCTACGCACGACCAGTGCACGAGATCGACGAGATCGACACCATGATGGCCGCCGGCCGGGTGCTTGCTGTTGCGCAGCATTCGCCGATCTGCCAGCCGCCGATGGACAATTCCGCCATGGACGGCTACGCGCTGCGCGTGGCCGATGTGCCTGCGCCGGGCACCCGCCTGCCGGTGAGCCAGCGCATTCCGGCAGGCTCGGTGGGGACGACGCTCGAACCCGGCACTGCGGCCCGCATCTTTACCGGCGCGCCGCTGCCCGACGGGGCGGACGCGGTGGTCATGCAGGAGTTGTGCGAACACGACGGCGACGCGGTTATCGTCAATCACACGCCCAAACTTGGCGAGGCGGTCCGTCGCGCCGGCGAAGACGTCGCGCTCGGCGCCGAAGTGCTGGCCGCAGGTACACGCCTGCGTCCGCAGGATCTGGCGCTGGCCGCATCCGTGGGCCTGGCCCGCTTGCCGGTGCTGCGACGGATGAAGGTCGCGGTGTTTTCGACCGGCAGCGAGCTGGTGATGCCCGGTCAGCCCCTGCCACCGGGTGGCATCTACAATTCCAATCGCTTCATGCTGCGCGCGCTGCTGAGCCAGCTCGGGTGCGAGGTCGTTGATCTCGGCATCGTGCCGGACAATCTCGATGCCACGCGCAAGGTCTTGCGCGAGGCGGCCCAGGGTAATGATCTGATCGTCACCAGTGGCGGCGTGTCGGTGGGCGAGGAGGATCACGTCAAGCCTGCGGTCGAGGCCGAGGGCAGCCTGGACATGTGGAAGATCGCGATGAAGCCGGGCAAGCCGCTGGCCTACGGTCGGGTGCATGGCGCGGCCTTCATCGGTCTGCCGGGCAATCCGGTGTCGAGCTTCGTCACCTTCCTGCTGATGGTGCGACCATTCATTCTTGCCACGCAGGGCGTGAGCGAAGTCGCGCCGCAGGATGTGACGCTTACTGCGGCCTTTGACTGGACCCGCCCCGACCGGCGGCGTGAGTTCCTGCGCGCACGCATGACCAGCGAGGGCACGGTCGAACTGTTTGCCAACCAGGGCGCTGCGGCGCTCAATTCCACGACCTGGGCCAATGGTCTGGTCGATATTCCGGCGGACACGAAGATCGCGCGTGGCGAAAAGGTCCGTTTCCTGCCTTACGGCGATTTGCTATGGTGAGTTCCATGAAAGTGAGAATTCTCTATTTCGCCAGCCTTCGCGAGGCCGTGGGCCGCGCCAGCGAGGAGCTCGACGTGCCCGCAGAGGTTGGCACGCTTGGGGCCTTGCGCGCGTTTCTGGCCGCACGCGGAGAGGGCTGGGAGGCGCTTGGTGTGGGGCGCAATGTGCGGGCGGCGCTCAACCAGCGCATGTCGGGGGCGGACACAGCACTGTCCGCGGGTGACGAGGTGGCGTTCTTTCCACCGGTTACCGGAGGCTGAGCCATGAGCGTGAGCGTGCAGGAGGCAGATTTCGATACGGGGGCAGAGATTGCCGCCTTGTCAGCCGGGCGCCCTGAGGTCGGGGCCGTCGCGAGTTTTGTCGGGCTGGTGCGTGACATCAGCGAGGGGAGCGAAGTGTCGGCGATGACGCTGGAACATTACCCCGGCATGACCGAGCAGGCGCTGGAAGATATCGTGGCCGAAGCCAGACAGCGCTGGACGCTGCATGGCGTGCGTGTCATTCACCGCTTCGGGCCCTTGTTGCCCGGGGATCAGATCGTGTTCGTCGGCGTTGCCGGCGAACATCGTGGCGAATCCTTTGAGGCCTGCGCCTTCATCATGGATTACCTCAAGACCCGGGCGCCGTTCTGGAAACGGGAGGAAACGCCGGAAGGGGCGCGCTGGGTGGATGCGCGCGAGAGCGATGACTCTGCTGCCGAGCGCTGGTCCGAAGACTGGGACGAAATCGAGCAGCGCCGTTGAGGCGGTGTGCTGTGTGATGTGATGTGATGGTCCGGGAACGCGGACCATCAAAAAAACGGCGCCTGCGGGCGCCGTTTTTCTGTGGACCAGCTTGCGCCTTACTTGCGACCCTTGGACGGCGGCTGGGAAAATGCCTGGAAGGCCTGGGTCGAGGCACGGGTCATCTGTTCGAAGGCGGCGCGGGTCGTGTCCATCGCCGTCTGCATCGCGCTCATTGCATTCTGATCCGAGATCGGGATGCCCTGGAACATCTTCTGCATGGCCTCGAACACATCCTGGCTGCCGGTGCTCAGTTGCTCGCCGACCAGCTTGCCGACCTCGGCCTGGGTGCGGGTGGTGATCTCTGCCATGTCTCGCGCACAGGCGAGCATCTTTTCGGTTGTGGTCTGCGCATACTGGGTACGCAGTTCGACGGCCTGTTTGGGGTCCTTGATTGCTGCGAGCGCCTTGGCGTTCTGCACCCCTTCTTCGAAAAGGGACTTGGCCGTGGCGACCTGAATTTCCATGACGCGCTGGGAATTCTCGATTGAGAGTTGCGCCAGACGCATGGCCGCTTCAAGGTTTTTTTTCTGGAGCTCGTTGTACTGATCCTGTTGTTTCGTAGCCATGTGCAATCTCCTCGTTAGTGGTTTGGATGCAGGAGGCGGTGTGCACAAATTTCCGACGCGGTGCGATGCCAATTGGCATGCGGGCGCCACTCCCTCGCCTCTGATTGAACGATAGCACAGCAGTCTTTCGTCCTGTTGCACTGTGCGGCAATTGGCGAGCGGGCGCCGGGGCTCAGGCAGTGGCATGCCCGATTGTCGTGACGAGTTGCTCTTGCGGCTGCTGCCGTTCAGTTCTTCCTGGACGGCTGCTTTTCCGCTGCCTTGGCCGGCTTCGCTGCAGCCGCCTTTGCCGCAGCGGGTTTGGCCGCAGCCGGTTTTGCTGAGGGCGCCGGCTTTGCTTTTGCCGTGCTCTTTGTCGCCGGCTGGGTCCGCTTCGAAGGTGTTTTGGCAGCGCTGTTCGAACGTTTCGATGACGTGGATGCGGCTCTTGCGGATGTATTTCCCTTCTTGCTGGAGATCGCGCTGGTGTTCAGTTTTACCGCAGGCGGGGAGGAGAGCCGGCTGTTCCCCGGGAGTAGCCGACTGATGGCCAGCGCACCGCTGGGATCGATACCGTCGGGGACGAGCAGGGTATGGCCGGCGCTGAGCCGGCTGCCCGAGGCCAGACCATTAAGCTGCATCAGTTGCGCGAGGGTCAGGCCGTGGCGGCTGGCAATGGTGTCGAGCTTCTCGCCGGGCTCAAGGTCGTGAGTCCGCCAGCCCTTGCCCGATTGTGCGAACTCGCCCAGGCGCGCCTCGAAGTTGCTCGCACGGTCGGCAGGAACGACCAGGGTCTGGCCCGGCGCGGTAATGGCAGGGCGGTTGTAGCCGGGGTTGAGCGCAAGAAACTCTTCCAGCGACATGTCTGCAAAGGTTGCCGCCGTGGCGAGGTCGATGCCGGCCGGTGCGTTGAGGGTGACGAAATGCTGTTCGTTGGCGACGTAAGGCAGTTCGAGATGGAACATTTCCGGCTCGGCGACGATGTTCTTGATGGCCTGCAACTTGGGAACGTAGTTGCGGGTCTCGTTCGGCATCTTCAGTTCGCTGTACTCGGTCGGCAGGCCCGCATCCCGGTTGCGCTGCAGAGCGCGGCCGACTGCGCCTTCACCCCAGTTGTAGGAGGCGAGGGCAAGCTGCCAGTCGCCATGCATCTCGTAGATGTACTGCAGATAATCGAGTGCAGCGTTGGTAGATGCAATCACGTCGCGGCGCTCATCGACCCAATTGTCCTGAGTCAGATTGAAGTTGCGCCCGGTGGAGGGAATGAACTGCCACAGCCCGGATGCGTGTGCACGGGAGTAGGCGAGCGGGTTGTAGCTGCTTTCGACCATCGGCAGCAAGGCCAGCTCGGTGGGCATGCCGCGACGCTCGAGCTCATCGACGATGTAATAGAGATAGCGCCCGCCGCGGGAAAACACCTGTTTCAGGAAGCCGGGACGGTTGAGGTAGAAGATCTGCTGCTCGGCCACCAGTGGGCTGTCGAGATCCGGCATGCCAAAGCCGCGCCGGATGCGGTCCCAGATATCGTTGGCGTCGCGTGTCAGGTCGAGCGTAAGCACTCGTGGGGGCGGCTCGGCGGCAGGCGGGAGGCGCAGCGCAGGGGCGGATGGGAGTGTTGCAGACGTGTCCGTGCTGTCGGCAGCCTGAACGGTTGCGAACGCTTGCAGCGCAAAGACAAGGAAAAGCAGCGAAAAGAGCTTCGCCATCGGACCCAACCGGCGAAAAGCAAAGGAGTCTATCGGGCACCCAGAAGGGCGTCAAACGGTCTTACACATACGGAAAGACGCAACAGTTTGGGTGTTCCCTTGGTAGGATTGCGGGATTGCCCCTATTTCACGTCTTGCGGGAAACATGAAAGTTCTGGTTATCGAGGACACTGTCACCAGCGCGACGCTGGTCTGTCATCAGCTCACCAAGATGGGGCTGGCAGCTTCGCATGCGCGAGACGGAGCGAGCGGGATCGAGATGTTCAAGCGCGAACGTCCCGACCTCGTATTGCTGGACATCATCATGCCGGGTATGGATGGTTTCGAAGTTGCCCACCGCATCCGTCAGCTCGAGCAGGATGGCGACTGGACGCCGATCATTTTTCTCACTGCACGCGCGAGCGACGGCGACTTGCAGCGGGCAATCGAGGTTGGCGGAGACGACTATCTGGTCAAGCCGGTGTCCGAGGTCGTGCTCAAGGCCAAAGTCGGGGCGATGCAGCGAATCGCGCAAATGCGCTATTCGCTGCTGGTGCTCACGCGCAAACTCGATGATGCCAACCGGGAGCTTACCCGTTTGTCCTCAGTTGACGGCCTGACCGGGATCGCCAACCGTCGTCGTTTCGACGAGAGTCTGCGGCGTGAGTGGCGCCGTGCATCGCGTGCGGAATCGCCGGTGTCGCTGCTCATCGTCGATGTCGATTGCTTCAAGCCCTTCAATGACAACTACGGGCATCAGGTGGGCGACGAATGTCTCAAGGCAGTGGCGCGCACACTCGAGCAGAAATTGCGCCGCCCCACCGATCTTGTGGCACGCTACGGCGGCGAGGAGTTTGCTGCCGTCCTGCCCGAAACGGCGCTCGAAGGTGCGCTTGGGGTTGCAGAACTGATGCGCGACGGTGTCGAGTCGCTTGCCATTACGCATCGTTTTTCGGTGGCCGCAAACGTGGTGACGATCAGCGCGGGCGTGGCGAGCATGGTGCCTGCTCGAGGCGACGAGAACGGTTTTGAGCGTTTGCTGAAATCAGCGGACGATGCTTTGTACCGGGCCAAGAAGTCTGGCCGGAACCGGGTTGCAGCGGGTCTGCAGGAAGCCGGCATGGAAATCGGATTGCAAGAGTGACGAGAGCGTCCAAGAAAATTATCGTTGTGGATGACAATGAAGTCATCCGGATGGCGCTGCGTGCCATTCTCCGACAGGCGGGCTTCAACGTCGTTGGCGAGGCCCGCGACGGCGAAGCCGTGATCGAACTGGTCGAGAAGCTGGGGCCGGATCTGGTGTGCCTGGATGTGATGATGCCCGGGCGCAGTGGGCTCGAGGTTCTGACAGAGCTGCGTGAGCGTTTTCCCGCGCTGAAGGTGTTGATGATCACCGGTCTCAGCGACCGTGACACGGTGACCACGGTGGTCGATCAGGGGGCGGTGGGCATGGTGCTCAAGCCCTTCAACTCGGCACGCGTGGTCGAAACAGTGTCGCGCGTGCTGGGCCTGAGTGCGCCGGAGTAGGGCGTCGAGCGCTGCGGGCGCAAGGCGCCGGCAGCGACGCGGTGGCCTGGGTACGGAGATTATGGCTGCGTTGAGGTGAGACCTAACCCCGTGGCGTTCAGTCCGGCCGCAGGTGGCAGTGGACACTCTCCACCCTTCCGGGCTTCTAGAAGCTGTCTTTCCAGGTCCTCAGCGCGCGCAGACACGCCAGCGGGCTTTCCGGCGTTTTTCCCGTGTGTTTTCTGACTGCCTCGATCACACTCGGCTCGTTCGTGCGCAGGAAGGGATTGATGTCCTTTTCGAGTGCGATCGTGCTCGGTAGCGTGGGGCGCCCCTTAGCGCGCAAGGTTTCGCAATGTGCGGCGTAGCAGTCACGCTCCGGGTTGTCGGGGTCGGCCGCGCGGGAGAAGGCCAGGTTCGACAAGGTGTATTCGTGGGTGCAATAGACCCGGGTATCGCCATCGAGTGCTGCGAAACGGGAGAGTGCTTTTTCCAGCTGCTCCACCGTACCCTCGAAGAGGCGGCCGCAGCCCGCCGAGAACAGGGTGTCGCCGCAAAAGAGCAGGCCGGGGGCGTGATACGCAATATGTCCGGCCGTATGCGCAGGCACATCGAGTACCGTCAGCTTGAGGCCGAGTCCGGGAAGGGTGACGCTGTCGCCATCCGACAGCGGGTTGCTGACGCCGGCAATGTGCTCGCTTGCAGGGCCGAATACCGGCACCGGACAGGCCTTCAGCAGCGCGGGCAGGCCGCCGACGTGGTCGGCATGATGGTGGGTGACCAGGACGGCGGACAGCGTCAGACCATGCGCCGAAAGATAGTCGAGGACGGGCGAGGCATCACCTGGATCGACAGCGACCGCGTGGCGATCGTCGTGAATCAGCCAGATGTAGTTATCGCGGAAGGCAGGAAGAGGGATAATGTTCATCTTCAGGATTTTGAAGCGCTGTCGATTCGTGTCAATCCCCGGTTTGTCGGAATGGCTGGAAACACCCCAGGGACGCTATCTGCTCGAGTGGGAGCAGAAGCGTCTGGAGGCGGTGGTGGCCGACATCTTCGGCTACAACGCGATGCAGCTCGGATTGCCCGGCCTGGATCTCCTGAGCGCGAACCGCATGCCTTTCCGTTTCCGGTGTGCCAGCCGTGGCGATGTCGCGGTTGTCGCCTCGTATGAAGACCTGCCTTTCGCAAGTGGGAGCCTCGACCTGGTCGTCTTGCCCCACGTGCTCGAGTTTTCTTCTCGCCCCCATCAGGTGCTACGCGAGGTCGAACGTGTGCTGGTGGCGGAAGGCAGCGTGGTGATCAGTGGCTTCAACCCCTACAGTCTGTGGGGTGTGCGCCGGCTGGCTGCGCGCAAGGGCGGAGTCATGCCGTGGACCGGACAGTATCTGTCGGTGCCGCGGATCAGGGACTGGTTCTCGCTGCTCGGATTCGAAACCCAGGCAGGCGGTTTTGGCTGTTATGTACCCGCTGTCACCACGCCCGAATGGCTGGACCGGTGGCGCTTCATGGACAGGTTTGGACCGCGCTGGTGGCCGGTGTGCGGAGCGGCATATGTGGTTCAGGGCATCAAGCGGGTGCAGGGCACACGGCTGATCATGCCCAACTGGAACGAACGACGTGCCAGTTCAAAACGCTTGTCGGCCGTGGCCCAGCGTGAAATTCATCCGGGAAGTACAAGGAAAACCCAATAGAAATGGAAGAAGTCGATATTTACACCGATGGTGCGTGCAGCGGCAATCCCGGTCCGGGCGGCTGGGGGGCGATTCTGCGCAGCGGTGGTCATGAGAAGGAAATCTGGGGTGGCGAGCTCCAGACCACCAACAACCGCATGGAGATGATGGCAGTCATCCGCGCTTTCGAGCTCCTCAAGCGGCCGGTGACGGTGCGCGTGCATACCGACAGCCAGTATGTGCAGAAGGGCATCTCGGAGTGGATCAAGGGCTGGAAGGCGCGGGGCTGGAAGACGGCCTCGAAGGAGCCGGTCAAGAACGCAGACCTGTGGCGCACGCTGGATGCGGCAGTTGCCATGCACCAGGTGAAGTGGCTGTGGGTGAAGGGACATGCGGGCCACCCCGAGAACGAACGGGCCGACGAACTCGCACGGCGCGGGGTCGAAGAGATACGCAAGACGGGCCGGACGGCGCAGGCATGAAACACGAAGGAAAGTACTGATGAGACAGATTGTTCTCGATACCGAAACCACCGGTCTGGACTGGCGCAACGGTGACCGGGTGATTGAAATCGGCTGTGTCGAGTTGCTCAACCGCAATCTGACCGGGCGCCATTATCACGTCTTCATCAATCCCGAGCGCGCAATCGACGCCGAGGCTGAGGCGGTCCACGGTATTTCGCTGGAGTTCCTCGCCGACAAGCCGAAGTTCGCGGGCGTCGCGAACAGCTTCGAGGAGTTTGTGCGCGATGCGGAACTGGTCATTCACAATGCCAGCTTTGACGTCGGCTTTCTCAATCACGAGTTGAACCTGCTGGGGCGGCCGCCGATCGATCAGTTGTGCTGCGGCGTGGTCGACACGCTGAAGATGGCGAAGGAGCAGAATCCGGGCAAGAAGGCCTCGCTCGATGCCTTGTGCGACCGCTTCGCGATCGATAACGGCCATCGGACGCTACACGGCGCATTGCTCGATGCGGAGTTGCTTGCCGAGGTCTATCTGGCAATGACGCGTGGTCAGGAGAGCCTGATCATGACGCTTGAGGAAGAGCCCGGTTCGGCTCAGTTCGACGCTGCCGGTGGCGGATTCGAGCGGCCCCCGCAGCTGATTCAGCGCGCGTCTGCAGCCGAGCTGGAAGCGCACGATCAGCTCTTGGCGGACATTTCCAAGGCAAACAAGGGTTTGTGTCTGTGGCTGCCGCCGGAGCCGGCGGTCGAGGAAGCTGCCTGAGGACAGCGACGCCCGGGGCGCCCGCAATGGGCGCCCCGGGCAGGCGTCAGCCGCCGCGGATGCGGGTTGTCTTGTGGCTGATCCGGAGTTTTTCCAGACCTCTGAGAATGTCGCGACGCGAGATCTGTCCGATCAGACGCTGGCCTTCCACCACCGGCAGGCAGCGGTAGGTCTGTCCAAGAAAGAGTTCGATGGCGTCGATCAGACTGCTGTCGCCAGTGACTGACACCACGTTCTTGCTCATGTAGTCGCGGACGAGTCCGGCCTGTTGCTCGAAGTAGGATGCGTTGAGCGCGACCTTCAGGCAGTCCTTCTCCGACAGGAAACCAATCAGATGACCGTTGCTATTGGCCACCGGAGCACCGCTTAGACCGTGTTCAAGAAGAGTGTGGATGGCATGCAGAACCTCGTCTTCGGGATGAAGCGCCAGGTGGTCGCCGATCATGTAGTCCTTGACGAGCAGTGAATGGAGCATCGCGCCTCCTAAATGGTGATCAGGTTTGTTGTTGTTCGGCCTGTGCCTTCATGCGGGCCAGCCGTTTGGGGCAGGGGTTCTCGCAGCCGCCTTCGCATTCGAGGCCGACCGCGCCAAGCCCGCCGCAACTGCCGGCAATTGGCTTGCGCCCAAATATGACGCCGATGGCCATCGCTGCAATCACGATGCCAACGACAAGCAGTGCAAGAATGAATGTACTCATGTCGGTTCCAGTTGAAGTCGCAATGATATACGGGGTGGACAATACCGCGGGCAGCTTCGTTCTTAAAGAACGAGTGTGCCGCCCGGCAGGCTGCCGGCCTGCTCTAGGCGCGTGACAGTGGGCAGCAGGTCGAGCCCGGTCGCCGCCTTCAGCATGCTGGCGCGTTCGCGCAGTTCCGCCAGCGGACGGTTCAGGCTGTCGCCTGCGGCGCCAAAAGCGACCACATTGCCGCTGTCGCAGGACGGGAAAGCGATCGCACGATCATCGAAAGCCGTGAGGATACGATCCACGCTGGCCTTGTAGCCCCGCGAACGGCCGAAGAGGTTCACCGACATCAGTCCCTGATCCGACAGCCGTGTGCGCACGGCCTGGTAGAAGGGCAGGGTGTCGAGCACGCCGGCGCGGGCGTTACGGTCGAAGCCGTCGACCAGGATGTAGTCATAGCGCGTGTCCTTTTCCATCACATACTGGGCACCGTCACCGATATGGATCGAGAAGCGCGCGTCCTCCTGCGGCAGGCGGAAGAACTGGCGTGCGGCCGCGACCACCGAAGGGGCGATCTCGACCACCTGAATGCGGCTCTGCGGCAGATGATGGTGGATGAAACGGGTCAGCGAGGCCGCGCCCAGTCCGATGAGCAGCACCCGTCGCGGCCATTCACCGGCATCCTCCGCCAGACCGTCGCGCAGCAGCAGGCCTGCCATCATCTCGCGGGTATAGGCAAGCTCCAGTGCATTGGGTTTGCGGATACGCATGGCGCCCTGCACCCACTCCGAGCCGAAGTGAAGGTAGCGGACGCCGGCTTCTTCGGAAATGTCGATCGGCGTACTCATGTACTCATCCGTTTCAGTGCATACAGTTGTTCGAGTGCCTCGCGCGGGCTGAGGCTGTCCGGGTCGACATCGGCCAGTGCGGTGAGTACCGGGTGCGACAGCGGGGCTGTTTCGGGTTCGGGCAGGGTGGCAAAGAGGTCGGCCTGGGGGCCGTTGCCGATCTCGCGATTCTCCAGTGCGCGCAGGCGGCGCTTGGCGTCGCGGATGACGGTGGCCGGAATGCCGGCCAGCGCGGCGACTTCGATCCCGTAACTCTGGCTCGCGGGGCCTTCTTCCAGTGCATGGAGGAAGACGATGCGATGACCGTGCTCGACCGCGTCCAGGTGCACGTTGGCGCACTCAGGGTATTCGGTGTTGAGCCGTGTGAGTTCGAAGTAGTGGGTGGCGAACAGCGTGAGGCTGCGGTTCTTCTCCAGCAGGTGACGGGCGATGGAGAAGGCCAGCGCGAGACCGTCGAAGGTGGAGGTGCCACGGCCGATCTCGTCCATCAGCACCAGGCTGTGTTCGGTGGCGCCGTGCAGGATGGCCGAGGCTTCGGTCATCTCGACCATGAAGGTGGAGCGTCCGGAGGCGAGGTCGTCCGAGGCGCCGATCCGGGTGAAGATCGCATCGAGCGGCCCGAGGGTGGCGCTTTGGGCCGGGACGAAGCTGCCCACGTGCGCGAGCAGGCAGATCAGTGCAACCTGCCGCATGAATGTGGATTTACCGCCCATGTTGGGGCCGGTGATCATCAGCATGCGCCGGGTGGGCGCGAGCCGGGCATCGTTCTGGATGAAGTCCTCGACCTGGCGCTCGACCACAGGGTGGCGTCCACCGGCGATGGCAATGCCGGGTTGATCGGAGAACATCGGTGCGACATAGCCATAGCGCAGGGCGGCGTCGGCAAAGGCGGCGAGCCCGTCGAGCGTGGCCAGCGCACGGGCGATGGCCTGCAGCGGCGGGATGTGCTGGGCCAGGGCGTCGAGGATCTGTTCGTAGAGCAGTTTCTCGCGCGCAAGTGCGCGCTCCTGTGCCGACAATGCCTTGTCCTCGAAGGCTTTGAGCTCGGGGGTGATGTAGCGCTCGGCGTTCTTCAGAGTCTGGCGGCGGCGATAGTCTTCGGGCACCTTGTCGGCGTGCAGGCGGCTGACTTCGATGTAGAAGCCGTGCACGCGGTTGAATTCGACCTTCAGCCCCGGAATCCCGCTGCGCTCGCGTTCGCGCACCTCAAGCGCCATCAGGAACTCGCCGCAGTTGGTCTGGATGTCGCGTAATTCGTCGAGTTCGGCATCGAAGCCGGTCGCGATCACGCCGCCGTCGCGCACCATGGCTGCCGGTTCGTCGGTGATCGCACGGCCGAGGAGCTCGAGTGCGTCAGGCGAGATTGCCAGCCCGGCAGCGATGCCCGCCAGCAGTTCGCTGCGGGTCGAGGCCAGCGCATCAGCAAGTTGTGGCAGGCGCGCCAGGCTCTCGCGCAGGGCCGACAGATCGCGCGGCCGTGCGCTGCGCAGGGCGATGCGGGCGGTGATGCGGTCCACGTCGGCCACGCCGCGCAAGGCGCTGCGCACAGCGGATGCGATCTGGCCGTCGCCCTCACCGACGAGTTCGGCAACCGCATGATGGCGGGCAGCGGGCAGCCTGCGGTCGCGCAGCGGATGATGCAGCGCGTGGCGCATCCAGCGCGAGCCCATGCTGGTGACGCAGGTGTCGAGCAGCGACAGCAGGGTGGGCGAGCTTTCGCCGCGCAGGGTTTCGGTGAGCT from Parazoarcus communis encodes the following:
- a CDS encoding transglycosylase SLT domain-containing protein, which encodes MAKLFSLLFLVFALQAFATVQAADSTDTSATLPSAPALRLPPAAEPPPRVLTLDLTRDANDIWDRIRRGFGMPDLDSPLVAEQQIFYLNRPGFLKQVFSRGGRYLYYIVDELERRGMPTELALLPMVESSYNPLAYSRAHASGLWQFIPSTGRNFNLTQDNWVDERRDVIASTNAALDYLQYIYEMHGDWQLALASYNWGEGAVGRALQRNRDAGLPTEYSELKMPNETRNYVPKLQAIKNIVAEPEMFHLELPYVANEQHFVTLNAPAGIDLATAATFADMSLEEFLALNPGYNRPAITAPGQTLVVPADRASNFEARLGEFAQSGKGWRTHDLEPGEKLDTIASRHGLTLAQLMQLNGLASGSRLSAGHTLLVPDGIDPSGALAISRLLPGNSRLSSPPAVKLNTSAISSKKGNTSARAASTSSKRSNSAAKTPSKRTQPATKSTAKAKPAPSAKPAAAKPAAAKAAAAKPAKAAEKQPSRKN
- a CDS encoding diguanylate cyclase — its product is MKVLVIEDTVTSATLVCHQLTKMGLAASHARDGASGIEMFKRERPDLVLLDIIMPGMDGFEVAHRIRQLEQDGDWTPIIFLTARASDGDLQRAIEVGGDDYLVKPVSEVVLKAKVGAMQRIAQMRYSLLVLTRKLDDANRELTRLSSVDGLTGIANRRRFDESLRREWRRASRAESPVSLLIVDVDCFKPFNDNYGHQVGDECLKAVARTLEQKLRRPTDLVARYGGEEFAAVLPETALEGALGVAELMRDGVESLAITHRFSVAANVVTISAGVASMVPARGDENGFERLLKSADDALYRAKKSGRNRVAAGLQEAGMEIGLQE
- a CDS encoding response regulator; protein product: MTRASKKIIVVDDNEVIRMALRAILRQAGFNVVGEARDGEAVIELVEKLGPDLVCLDVMMPGRSGLEVLTELRERFPALKVLMITGLSDRDTVTTVVDQGAVGMVLKPFNSARVVETVSRVLGLSAPE
- the gloB gene encoding hydroxyacylglutathione hydrolase — protein: MNIIPLPAFRDNYIWLIHDDRHAVAVDPGDASPVLDYLSAHGLTLSAVLVTHHHADHVGGLPALLKACPVPVFGPASEHIAGVSNPLSDGDSVTLPGLGLKLTVLDVPAHTAGHIAYHAPGLLFCGDTLFSAGCGRLFEGTVEQLEKALSRFAALDGDTRVYCTHEYTLSNLAFSRAADPDNPERDCYAAHCETLRAKGRPTLPSTIALEKDINPFLRTNEPSVIEAVRKHTGKTPESPLACLRALRTWKDSF
- a CDS encoding class I SAM-dependent methyltransferase; the encoded protein is MSIPGLSEWLETPQGRYLLEWEQKRLEAVVADIFGYNAMQLGLPGLDLLSANRMPFRFRCASRGDVAVVASYEDLPFASGSLDLVVLPHVLEFSSRPHQVLREVERVLVAEGSVVISGFNPYSLWGVRRLAARKGGVMPWTGQYLSVPRIRDWFSLLGFETQAGGFGCYVPAVTTPEWLDRWRFMDRFGPRWWPVCGAAYVVQGIKRVQGTRLIMPNWNERRASSKRLSAVAQREIHPGSTRKTQ
- the rnhA gene encoding ribonuclease HI, with the translated sequence MEEVDIYTDGACSGNPGPGGWGAILRSGGHEKEIWGGELQTTNNRMEMMAVIRAFELLKRPVTVRVHTDSQYVQKGISEWIKGWKARGWKTASKEPVKNADLWRTLDAAVAMHQVKWLWVKGHAGHPENERADELARRGVEEIRKTGRTAQA
- the dnaQ gene encoding DNA polymerase III subunit epsilon, producing the protein MRQIVLDTETTGLDWRNGDRVIEIGCVELLNRNLTGRHYHVFINPERAIDAEAEAVHGISLEFLADKPKFAGVANSFEEFVRDAELVIHNASFDVGFLNHELNLLGRPPIDQLCCGVVDTLKMAKEQNPGKKASLDALCDRFAIDNGHRTLHGALLDAELLAEVYLAMTRGQESLIMTLEEEPGSAQFDAAGGGFERPPQLIQRASAAELEAHDQLLADISKANKGLCLWLPPEPAVEEAA